The Xyrauchen texanus isolate HMW12.3.18 chromosome 13, RBS_HiC_50CHRs, whole genome shotgun sequence genome contains the following window.
aaaaaatgcaaaacggTATTTGAGAATGCTTTGGGGTAGTAGACCGTGCTTGCAATGCAACGGAGCAGTTAGATTGATGTTTTCTGTATTGTTTAGCCCCCTGTCAGACAAAGACACTATAGATTTGGGAACTCGGCTGCACTTCAGGGCCTTTTTCACACCTGGACACACAGTGGGTCATGTGATCTACCTGCTTGATGGCCGGGCGATCGGTGGCCCCAGCAGCTTATTTTCAGGGGATCTTGTGTTCCTCTCTGGATGTGGTAAGTCCTATCACTTATCAAGTAAACTGCACACTTCTCTTCTCAGAATGATGCAGAGATACGCAGTAAATATTGTATTGTTATTGTAACCTTCTTGCATTGTTTGACATTCTGCCATATTGTTTATCAGATGCTAAACCGCATACAAGAATGTAGCATTCCTAAATCTAACCAGTTCTATTTAAAGCTCTGACTCATTTCCATCCCTTGTAGGGAGAATGTTTGAGGGTAATGCCTCAACTATGTTGTCATCTCTAGACACAGTGGGATCACTAAACGATGACACCCTGCTTTGGCCTGGTAAGGAAACACAGGCTAGTATTTGGGCATGAATTCTCAGGAAAGGCTTCATGTTATAATGTGTGTCTTTTTTTCTTAGGGCACGAGTATGCAGAAGATAACCTGCTGTTTGCTGCTGAGGTGGAGCCTTGCAATGTTGTGCGGGACCAGAAGTTACAGTGGGTGCTTCAACAGAGGGGTCAGAGATTGTGCACGGTAAAGAAAAAGATAACCTTTCACACGAATATGTCTTTGCATCCATCCGCTCtgtctttcaattgttttcctatgtgtgtgtgcgtgcgcgcgcgcgcatgtgtgcatgtgtgtttaggTTAAAGCAAAGACACAACAGAACTAAATGCCTTGGCTTTTTTTtggatttcatggggtctttaatatgACTCTAATGGATCACTTCTGAAAGCAGGTTGACATATTCCTAGCAGCCAAGCTTAACTTAaaggatagtacacccaaaaatgaaaattctctcatcatttacacaccctcatgccataagatgtgtatgacgttctttcatctgcagagcacaaatgaagatttttaggagaatatctcagctctgtaggtccatacaatgcaagtgaatggtgaccagacatttgaagctccaaaaagcacttaaagccagcataaaagtaatccagtggtttaatcaatgacttTTGAAGCAATCTAATACATTTTAGGTGAGAATAGGCCAAACTATTACTCTTCTTTTTTCTTGCTGTAGCAGGCTCTGggaacaatcatgatttcaagcttgattacacttcctactgCGTCATGCCTGTCGCTAGGTGGCACCAGGAAGTGTAATCTATCTTGAAATCATAATTGCCAAGGGGACTGCTGATTTACAGtgcaaaaagttatattttggtctgttctcactttaaggcgggtgccagtgagtctgagctactcctcgagaaaacaaaaggctctcgtgagaattaacatctgaactctctcttgcatatgtaacagcaacatccgagacgcAACAAAcagtgcagctaacacctcccttctacaGTCGCATCAGCTCCCCcttctcctcctcacttaaagctcactaaaaacctatgcaatgtgaagtgtgtacaaaaaataactatacatgtttggtataatttaaagtgtctcagtgcacctggtaaactggtctcactctcccagccataatgaaaagctaaaagaagttataaaatatgaggaatgtggtgtgccccttaaaggtgtgccctcccccagatcctccatacctcctgtatgtaaatctacaggaaccccctcaataggggaccaaaatctaattataacgacagacaccaccatttgggaagcatattgaattatctgggtatttaaggagatgtgacacattgttcatggttctctgtagtcagatgagcCCActcagtttactgtgtgtaatttatatcaggtgattgcaattcgaatttcttatgttttgataaaatgtctaactttgactaatcactgtctaattggaattgatgaattgatgaattgattatgttacctggtcaataaattgtaaacatttgattttattcggACTGACTAAATTAAaggattcgtatgttaccgcaagtctgcgtcagattagtgacgactaatatttggcatcgattcaagtgtacttggtttgcaaagacaaaaagggaatttctgtttagaacagcaaacgctgcttgaccaatctaaatttggGTGtgtccaaagctattacaagagaagttatgttggtcaacttacatctgtaatagtggccgtgacctctactgaagaaaacgttaagttacattcaagtgtatgcaattccatggggctatactgaagtatctttgattgtgtgaacgtgaatgtgaccgatctcaggtatatagcaattacctctgtttgatgatccaatactggccgcttgtgatcgtgagacccgcagtgtagagaaaaacacgcgaggacctcaaagcgacatagtttcttaaggagttaaaagaataatcaaacattcgctcacttttaatgatgctcagatatcattaaaaacctttttcatttatggagtcagatgaaataacgaggtaatacatgagagaaaatgtatttcatttaatcttgttgtgttgcgtatcaagaaagacagtaatgcgcagagaccttcacccgtattattggagaccgccattggaccgataaacgggcttacacacttaaaaacaatttgattaaattggattaaaccactgacgTTTTattgattacctttatgctgcctttagggtgaactattcctttaaattagttCTGAAAAGTGACCTCTCTTATGAGAATTATGTGAACTGCTTGATGTTGTGAATCCAGTCTCATGAGGTCTCGAGGCATAAAAAACAGTTCTGTTCTCCCTCATCTTCACATAGTGTCCATCCACTTTGGCAGAGGAGAAGCAGTACAATCCCTTCCTGCGGAGCCACAGCCAGGATCTCCACTGTGCTCTCGGCCTACAGCAAAAGCCAGACGAGGACTGGACTTCATACCGGGCCCGTGTTTTAGAGGAGCTTCGTAGACGAAAGGACATTTATAAGGGCCGATAAAGCCTTGTTTCATAGAGCTGTTCAGCAGTGATGTCAATTTGCAGCAATGGGTTCTCTTAGGAATCTCCAATGGGTTTTAATAATGGGTTTttttcaatttatgagtaaaataaggtctgtagtaaaacatactttgttttttttccccaatttggaatgcccaattcccagagTGCTCTTAAGTACGTGTGGtgaagtgactcgcctcaatccaggtggcggaggacgaatctcagttgcctcccagTCTGAGACCGTCAGACGTGCCTGACTAAATGGAAAACCATAGTGGTTCTTATCTAGAAACTTTTTAGCAACATACATTCTAACATGGTGgctttaaaattcacatttgggATATGCTTGtttataatttatgttgtagaacaaaacatccaagtatcttaaagtaatgtttaccatTTCATTTGGTTAATAAATTCATAATGTGtgattataaaaacccataggaaaatcctgagggaacccatggctcgaaaatgttaattctcttccTTGTTTTGTACTACAACCTGAGCTGCTCTGTTGGGATTTGGAGGGAGAAACCACTAAAACCATTCCAAGCTAAACATGAGGTTTTCCCTGCACAAAAGTGTGTTGGACCACTTTAAGATGAAAGcgccaatgtgaatttgaacgGTTTGTGTGAGAGTAAAATGCATAGAAAGGTAGATTTgggcattatttttttatttattttttactttaaagttttgTGAGACTGTGAGCGGCATTGTctgaaatgtaacatttatttgaaGTTTAATAACATTTAACAGCGCTTGTTTCTGACCCTTGACCCTTTGTGTTGGAGATCCCACATTTTAAATGACTAACTTTTAGAATACTTATGGTACCCGAAGCACTGATATTTATGATAGTTTTGTGATAAAACAAACCCATGAATCATTAACTAAAAAGTGTCTGTCTTCAATGTGTTGTGGCGCATGAGATTGCGCATTacatcagagattatttagcagagacgggtcacttcttttaaaacgaatgggagaaattggaacgctcaaccaagtaGCTCTGAGCGtccaacggtcaacagatgtagaaaagaagtcccgccttacagttaaaaaaagccaatcacattttagacactgacatcacctgtcaatcaactctagcaCGAGCTTGTGCATTAGCTTTACAAGCCGggaaatttttgtttttggcgtaatatgaggtaaagaatcacaatttatgagcCAGTATTGTCAGATgtgattgctgatttgaaatatgttctttgatcgtaatcttgaccaaccatttttgagattacGGTCTTTCTCcaatcaagtagataggagctgcactcgCGTGACTGGACATCGCCTTTTGAGAGCGTTTCAAAGATGGCCGAAAGTGGACTGACTTTGTGAGAAAGACTTTTATAAGAAGATTTCCAGTACTATTTGACAACATCGTAACCAAGGAGACCAAAGATGCTAATAAGTTTGGGGTATGAGCGAAAAACACATCTAGAATCTTaataaaatggcttaaagaccTCTAAATAGTTGCTGCTAGTACTATTTTCTGTCTGCTATTTTGGTGTCAGGGACCATCTGTTAATGGCCTCAAAGGTAAACTGTTGAGAGTCCCAGACATGCattcatacagttgtgttgtaaTATTATTTAGTTTCTTTTCTGTGCAATTTGAATGCTTCAAAACTGCATGACGAAGGTTAAAGTGCAGtgctcattgttttgttttttagtatcGTCTCTGCCTTAAAAGGCACACTCAGTATTTTTTCATAATTAAAGTTTAACtccttaaaaaaataactaagattaaaacatgtataaaatcatgatcgcACACTAAATATGAAGACTCcattcatatcagtaaccttataaaagtctGTTTAAATCTACAGGGAGAGGCTCCCCACATGGAGACTGCCATGTTTACATGATCAAACAATAAGTCTCTTAAAGCaacagtccacccaaaaatttaaattctttcatcatttactcaccctcatgccatcccagatgtgtgactttctttcttcagcagaacacaaattaagatttttagaagaatttcggTCCATACAActtttggtccatgcaatgcaagtgaatggctgccaaatattttaagctccaaaaatcacccatataagtataaaagtaatccataagactccagtggttaaatctatgtctccagaagcaatttgatagttgtggatgagaaacagatcaatatttaagtccatttttactatatattctccctgctcagtcaatctccactttcactttcacattcttcttcgtGTATATCTCCCCCCTACTGTGAAGGGAGAACAGTTTCAAGCaaaaatttgcttaaaaatgaatctgtttctcatccacacctataatatcacttcagaagacatggatttattttatgatgccttcatgagatttttggagtgtcaaaatgttggcagccattcacttgcattgtatggacctaataagctgaaatattcttctaaagatctttgtgtcagcagatgaaaggaagtcagacacatctgagatggcatgagggtgattaaatgatgagagaattttcatttttgggtgagctgtccctttaaaggggtcatgacatgagaaaccaaatttgccttgatcttttggtatataagaggtctttgtatcattaaaacgtcctgcaagtttaatattttaagacgtcctccccattctaaacgaatcatttatttaatcaaactcaaaatacagctcgttctggattcatggttagaagtgacgtgtcggttagaagtgacgtaacagcgtttgcatatgaccgcctccagcacaacataactacgcttataagcgcaagacaactacgctcatttcagtatcgccgtgcgcctcacaagtgttcagtcgatggacagcgagctctgacagagactacttgtgcacaggaaaattacgatgccacacagatgtgctgttcctggctgtggtcaaacaaaacctctgaataagctgccgaaagatccagacgtcagggaaaaatggatgcagtttattttttgcggacgacccagtcacggcagtgttaacttaagcgtttgttctgtacattttaaggatgactgttttgagaacaaatctcaatatgatgctggctttgccagaaaactgttgctcaaagataagtccgtgccgactattctgggaacaacgacgacgcaaactgtaagtaatctattttaaactttaaactactttttaaagcgcaatttcattcattatgaataatcacagtgtttttacttagtttacttgcatattgttctggctgggggcgtcaataattgatacataggcactgacgttagccaatcataacagtgggcgttaacactgaagtcttaaatggaaaacgcccccaaaacagactgtttgaatcagaggatgagaaacagggtgggaaaaggtcataaatcactagattttaaaagtttttcttaaaaaaaaatatattaatactataattgcacctaagggaacataataatacaataaaaaaaaccatgtcatgacccctttaagttggTTAAAACCTATGCTTGTTCCATGTATTGACAACAGCCTATATATCTGTTAGGCTTAAGATATTGGAAGAGAATCATCATGAATATATAAAGGTATCTTTCTTCTTGtcataaaacatttatgaatggTGTACATTAGGTTTCTTCTCAATGTAATTTGAGTCAATACTTGTTAACCTATTATTTAAAGTTATATAATATGACAGAATACGCTAAATTTTAAAGCCACCATGATTTTTGGTGTTGTAAATGTTTTACCTGGACAGCCACACACTGGACCGAAAGGTACATCAGGTTAGACAAGATGAACAGCTAGTGTTAAACAGGATCATTTCAGAGAAAGAGGTAAGCATTATACTACACACTCACTaatgcattttgtgaaaaaaataaataaatattatatatgtatatatcaatattttcgGAATTGAAAGGACTGTCTCCTCTTCAAGGACATCCCAGCAACTTGGCATTGCTTATTCCTGTCTGATGGGTAGGCTACCTTCATTTTCTTCAGCTAGAACGGTGGTCTGCAAGGCCCCCCACTGACCAAAATAATTTTCACAGGCCCCTTCCCATCAGAAACATTGTCCAAGTGAGCGCGCAGCACTGCATTTCACCAGAGTGAGAAATATGATGCACGTTTATGTTGTAATCTTGACTTTTTTAGCAGTTTCTAatcaatataaattattttaaataattaattaacatGTAATCATTTCATTCATATTAGTTGTAAGGACATCGCCTTTTACTAAAACTGTCTAGCTATGGATGATAGCTGTTGAATTATCATCCCACTGTTGTTTacaaatttaaaggggtcatgacatgaggaataacattttccttgattgTTTGACAAACtgtataagaggtcattgtactattaaAAATATACTAAAATCTTCCCCCTTTATGCtaatagcatttatttaaaccaggctCCAGAAATAGGATGTTTcaaatttgtggaacttgtgatgtcacaagtacctaatacatctgcatatgactgtCTCTTCAGCGAGAAATCAACGCCCATTTttcgtcattgcacccttggccccgcccactggtgctcagttacACAGGTGAAGAAGAGagagggcctgtcatgggagattcatctacaccaaaggggacttacacagtatatattcatgtgcctatctggatttaaatgtttttctacataaacatgcactagatgaacatctttgaccattatcatgcatCTTGCACCCCTTTTAAAGGACGCAATGTCAATTTATAACTCTAAAAAGGTGACgtccattctgtttcattcagttATGGAGATATTGCTGTTTTGAAGGTATCCAGGACTGTTTTTGCACCATCTGTgctcataggcggaaatcgcgggtgggtcaggacccccctatctgagggttgtcccccctaaaatatcattaaaatatgtgtattgtaaataatataatgatatattcttaaaataattgtttaagaaataaaataatacaaatgcaaacggggcaacaacaaaaaaaaccttggtgtccccttcaaaaattgctcttgagaattgttatgttcattgtccccccccaacattttgatgaaattttcgcccctgtctgtgctatatttaattgttagtcttttgtaaacatgcactagatggagaTCTTTGTTAGATTTGATGTGTTTCCAGTGATGTGCGCTGTGTTTTAAGAGCGGTACAAGTGCAACTATTAAAAGCGCGTCTCATTCTGCTACTGCCACAgactgtgtgtaaacaaacatggaatatgtgaagaccagcatctgtgctttggcctgttgaagctgGTTGAAGCACCCAGCATCACCATGGATTGTATTACTTTTGCATAATCATAACATTACAGTTTGGATTGCTTATGAGCCAGTCAAaacatgattcaagctttgcaaaggaacagaTATTGAATGAGCATTATTAaatatggggcagttaaaaactatTGGACCCTATGCAAAACTGTAAGTAAACAGTTGAATTCACAAATAGTCACATGCCATGACTGTTTAAGAGTTAATGTGCCCctgtatttaatttattcagaTGCAATGTACTGGGTGTACATTATGTGTATACCCTGAAATGAAATTTTATACTGTTGTGGTGCTTGTTGTTCATtttcttctgattgagtttcacTTAAGACAATATtggaggggctgcacgatgttagccaatcagaacagtgggcatttacattgacaTATTAAAGGACCAGAGAGCTtaaaaccgagcgtttcagacagaggtctGAAAATGATTATGTATTTCTATGCTCAAATGTTATCACTCAAAAGAGTTAATATCCTGATCtcaaaaacaatatattattGCACGTGTATTAAATGTACTGATTATTTTATTCATGAAAACAGGTCCTCAAatcaatgaaatatatatatatttttcaattctTCCTTTTCCTATGACTCAATCATGACACAGGAGAAGCTCAAAGTAGACTATGACAACGCCCTGACCTTAAGGCTTTAAAGGCTGACTTCCTGGAGTTCCTGCTGTTGAGGAAACCTCAAGATGTCTTCTGCTTTGCACCATTTGCCTCTCAAAGTTCCCTGGGAAAACCCTGTAAAGATTCCCAGAACTCTAACATTCCTGAGATACTGGATTATAAATCGTGATCTAAGGTGTTTTATGTTACAGAGAGAATAAATAAAGGTTTTCTTCCAATGCTGCATTTGTACTAATGACATTGTGATCTGTTTTTGTATATAATGCAAAAGTATTTGGTTTATCTGGATAAGTTTGTAACCAGCTTCTTATGTGAAGATAGAAACAGTAAACTGATAGTTTATCCCCCATGGTAAATAAGGATTGTACACATATTTTCttagataattttaaataatttataagaaAGAATTAGAACATAGCTGAGCATATAATTCATACTGTTAtacattattaaattattcatgataaattatttaaaacacataTATAGACCATTTATTTTAATCAACATATTTGTCAAATTGTAGAGGATATAATCGCACAATAGCGCATTTCTTTATTATTCCATGACTCAAAGGTAATCTCCACAAAtccgtaaaaaaataaataaataaataaaagaccaGACAAAGTGCCTCTGTTTGTTCCTGACAGGCAGTAGATGCCTTAACCCCGCCCCCACTCCCGCCCTAATCCAATGCAGGCTGGTTCCTGTCAGGAACAATCAGAGGCACCTTTGTCCTATCGTGGTAAAACCAGTTCTGAGCTCATTCGCATGTCACTTCCTGGTTGAATCTGAAACTGAAATGTCGGTCAATTATCGCACTAGATTTTGGTTCTGCGCGTGTTTACGTTCTTTTCATCTCATTTGAACGTTACAAATATTAAGGTAAGATGAGTTTTGAGCGTTTTAGTTGATTGTTGTAGTTTGTATGTCTTATTGTGTGTCGTTACAACGGAGGAAAGTTTTATATCATCGAAGTTAAATTGTGTAGTACTTGACGAAACGAAACTAATTAATTTCCGTTCTTAACATAAATTTTTTTAAGTATTGACGGTATCCTGAGGCATGATATATttaatctaaaattattttaaacaataattaGTTAAACTCTTGTTGCATGCAATTTGACCTCATTTTAATACATTGAATATTTGtacttaaaacaacaacaacaacaacaacaaaacaccgCTGGACTATTTGTTAAAATAGAGAGAGGGGGGTAAAAGCTGCATATATAACATAATATGCTTACATCTTGATGTTGGGGAAAATGGGCATGTCATGGGCATGTTGTTTGTCAAAAACTCAATTCGTGTCTCTTCGGAGGAAACTCTGAAATTGTGTGCTATTTGGGTTGCATTTGAAGACCTTCTGTGCAGTTTTCCCATTTGTCTTATTTTAGTTCCTCATAGAGTCAATAAGACTGTTTACTTTCCCCACCTTCACTGTGTTGCTTCTATACATGTATGTATACAGatgaggtcagaagtttacatacacttaggttgaagacattaaaaaaactttttttaaccacttaacagatttcatattagcaatctatagttttggcaagtcgtttaggacatctactttgagtATGactcaagtcatttttccaacaataattgtttacagacggattgtttcacttttaattgactaaatcacaattccagtgggtcaggag
Protein-coding sequences here:
- the LOC127654357 gene encoding probable hydrolase PNKD, which translates into the protein MALPHWTVYLLCIASICGGVYICRVFKCARKSSWKNSLLARLMARTEKPLFWIAYSLYTRTKLGYMFHKRQMRKARERYPTGHSRAQPTIINGIKIIPVPILSDNYSYVVIDTASNLAVVVDPADPQPVQACLEEEGVTLQAVLCTHKHWDHSGGNRALKRRYSSCQVYGNAMDNIPGLTHPLSDKDTIDLGTRLHFRAFFTPGHTVGHVIYLLDGRAIGGPSSLFSGDLVFLSGCGRMFEGNASTMLSSLDTVGSLNDDTLLWPGHEYAEDNLLFAAEVEPCNVVRDQKLQWVLQQRGQRLCTCPSTLAEEKQYNPFLRSHSQDLHCALGLQQKPDEDWTSYRARVLEELRRRKDIYKGR